Proteins encoded within one genomic window of Spiroplasma sabaudiense Ar-1343:
- the rsmA gene encoding 16S rRNA (adenine(1518)-N(6)/adenine(1519)-N(6))-dimethyltransferase RsmA, giving the protein MFAKKQFGQNFITDKNLILKIISLLDSEPDQLVIEIGPGQGALTKVLVEKYRHVLAIEIDKDLESFLKAEIPNNNFELVMADILTFDLSNYLKNQKKIYKKISIISNLPYYITSEIIFKTFLNSEHLDKAIFMTQKEVAQRITATVGENNYNNLSVAAELYSHKKYEFTVRKQMFNPVPKVDSAIISFNFNKPSFNIGLEDKIKVNEMVRKLFNNRRKTILNNLGNLIGDKSRAQKILESLGIDFQLRPEVISTSEYLQIYKLVGDFKNED; this is encoded by the coding sequence ATGTTTGCAAAAAAACAATTTGGTCAAAATTTTATTACCGATAAAAATTTAATTTTAAAAATTATTAGTCTACTGGATTCTGAACCCGACCAGCTGGTTATTGAAATTGGTCCAGGACAAGGAGCTTTAACAAAGGTTTTGGTTGAGAAATACCGCCACGTTTTGGCAATTGAAATCGACAAAGATCTTGAAAGTTTTTTAAAAGCAGAGATTCCAAATAATAATTTTGAGCTAGTAATGGCTGATATCTTAACTTTTGATTTAAGTAATTACTTAAAAAACCAAAAAAAAATTTATAAAAAAATTTCAATTATTTCAAACCTTCCTTACTACATCACAAGTGAAATAATTTTCAAAACATTTTTGAACTCAGAGCATCTAGATAAAGCAATTTTCATGACCCAAAAAGAGGTGGCTCAAAGAATTACCGCCACGGTTGGTGAAAACAATTATAATAACTTATCGGTTGCAGCTGAACTATATTCGCACAAAAAATATGAGTTCACGGTTCGAAAGCAAATGTTTAATCCCGTTCCAAAAGTTGACTCAGCCATTATTTCGTTTAACTTTAACAAACCAAGCTTCAATATTGGTTTGGAGGATAAAATAAAGGTAAATGAAATGGTGCGAAAATTATTTAACAACCGTCGTAAAACAATTTTAAATAATCTAGGAAATTTAATCGGTGATAAAAGTCGGGCACAAAAAATTTTAGAAAGTTTGGGAATAGATTTTCAATTACGTCCAGAAGTAATTAGCACTTCTGAGTATTTGCAAATTTACAAACTAGTGGGTGACTTTAAAAATGAAGATTAA
- the rnmV gene encoding ribonuclease M5 has translation MQIKQLIVVEGKTDTAKLKKIFGSQIETIETNGLNVNSDLLNILEKINNTRGIIIFTDPDGPGQKIREQINLGLSQEVINAFISRPDNWTKEKIGIAEADEMQIKTALSASIIFSKVGLESITWEDYIKHDFYLASNRKIIASYFNWSSKINSKTLFKWLNWSGQTVEDINKILK, from the coding sequence ATGCAGATAAAACAACTGATAGTAGTCGAAGGGAAAACAGATACAGCAAAATTAAAAAAAATTTTTGGTTCTCAAATTGAAACAATCGAAACAAATGGTTTAAATGTTAATTCTGATTTACTAAATATTTTAGAAAAAATAAATAACACTCGCGGAATTATTATCTTTACCGATCCAGATGGACCCGGTCAAAAAATTCGCGAACAAATCAATTTAGGATTAAGCCAAGAGGTTATTAACGCTTTTATTTCTCGACCTGATAACTGAACAAAAGAAAAAATTGGCATTGCCGAAGCTGATGAGATGCAAATTAAAACTGCCTTAAGTGCATCGATTATTTTTTCTAAGGTGGGGCTTGAATCAATTACCTGAGAAGATTATATTAAACACGATTTTTATTTGGCTAGCAATCGAAAAATTATTGCAAGTTATTTTAACTGATCAAGTAAAATAAATTCTAAGACTTTGTTTAAATGATTAAACTGAAGTGGTCAAACAGTTGAAGATATAAATAAAATTTTAAAATAG
- a CDS encoding GHMP family kinase ATP-binding protein, with product MKIKAYAKVNLYLKVQPNKKPNKLHKINSLITMVEDLYDVIEIKKSSSFGITLKTNVSEINNANNYAFIAAAMFLKFYRLKTGVEIKIIKNIPLGSGLGGGSSNAISTLNLMAIIFEKKLSPFLIKKVCQKIGFDSYFFASNFKSAVVKGFGQKIMPISVKEKIYKKDLILSPKINCNTGKVYQKYDEIFDNKFLSDKNSLTQACLALYPELLGVYKSHEKIILSGSGSTFIKINAD from the coding sequence ATGAAGATTAAAGCATATGCCAAAGTTAATTTGTATCTTAAAGTTCAGCCAAATAAAAAACCAAATAAATTACACAAAATAAATTCCCTAATTACAATGGTTGAAGATTTATATGATGTGATTGAAATTAAAAAAAGTTCAAGCTTTGGCATAACTTTAAAAACAAATGTTTCAGAAATAAATAACGCAAATAATTATGCTTTTATTGCCGCAGCAATGTTTTTAAAATTTTACAGATTGAAAACTGGGGTTGAAATCAAAATAATCAAAAACATTCCTTTAGGCTCTGGGCTTGGCGGGGGAAGTAGTAATGCTATCTCAACACTAAATTTAATGGCAATTATTTTTGAAAAAAAATTATCTCCATTTTTGATAAAAAAAGTCTGTCAAAAAATTGGTTTTGATAGTTATTTTTTTGCTTCAAATTTTAAAAGTGCAGTTGTTAAGGGTTTTGGTCAAAAAATAATGCCGATCAGTGTTAAAGAAAAAATTTATAAAAAAGATTTGATTTTGAGTCCAAAAATTAATTGCAACACAGGAAAAGTTTATCAAAAGTATGATGAAATTTTTGACAACAAATTTTTGAGTGATAAAAATAGTTTAACCCAAGCTTGCTTGGCGCTTTATCCTGAGCTTTTAGGTGTTTATAAAAGTCATGAGAAAATAATTTTAAGTGGAAGTGGTTCTACATTTATTAAAATAAACGCGGATTAA
- a CDS encoding rod shape-determining protein has protein sequence MAKQKKERKFIAMDFGSHSTRIYIEGLGIVFDEATVMALNTKNRKILAIGNEAAKLVGKTNNSTRLEYPLKNGVIANIEVLKEFIGAALGQYQDDLVGSIMLIACPLSVTTLERKALVDLVKNLGAYYVQTEDDVKMAALGAGYDIFEPTGILSLDIGAGKATAGAISADGVISYKWTKVAGNALDEEIVKYIRARYNMEVGVVTGEKVKINIGTLIKTKNPLKIKVFGREVVSGMPKEIVLTDSEISKLVQVCFGNLTVLITSVLEDTPNELAGDIIRNGIIVTGAMSGIQGVKDFFEDFFEIPVKVAKNASTAVIDGAVLYKKKMLQLMEEKIENKENLYN, from the coding sequence ATGGCTAAACAAAAGAAAGAAAGAAAATTTATTGCAATGGATTTTGGTTCTCACTCAACAAGAATATATATTGAAGGTTTGGGAATCGTATTTGATGAAGCAACAGTAATGGCATTAAACACTAAAAATAGAAAAATTTTAGCAATTGGTAATGAAGCCGCAAAGTTAGTTGGAAAGACTAATAATTCAACAAGATTGGAATATCCCCTAAAGAATGGGGTTATTGCAAATATCGAGGTTTTAAAAGAATTTATCGGAGCCGCTTTAGGTCAATACCAAGATGATTTAGTTGGATCAATTATGCTAATTGCTTGTCCGCTAAGTGTAACTACCTTAGAGAGAAAAGCGCTAGTTGATCTTGTTAAAAACTTAGGAGCATATTATGTGCAAACTGAGGATGATGTTAAAATGGCCGCTCTTGGAGCTGGTTATGATATTTTTGAACCAACAGGAATTTTATCCCTGGACATTGGAGCTGGAAAAGCAACTGCTGGAGCAATTTCAGCTGATGGAGTAATTTCATATAAATGAACTAAAGTTGCTGGAAATGCCCTTGATGAAGAAATTGTAAAATACATTCGTGCAAGATACAACATGGAGGTTGGTGTTGTAACTGGTGAAAAAGTTAAAATCAATATTGGAACTTTAATTAAAACTAAAAACCCTTTAAAAATTAAAGTATTTGGACGTGAAGTCGTTTCAGGAATGCCCAAAGAGATTGTTTTAACAGATTCAGAAATCAGTAAATTGGTTCAAGTTTGCTTTGGAAACTTAACAGTTTTAATAACTAGTGTTTTAGAAGATACCCCAAATGAATTAGCTGGTGACATTATTCGCAACGGAATCATCGTTACTGGGGCAATGAGTGGAATTCAAGGAGTTAAAGACTTCTTTGAAGACTTCTTTGAAATCCCTGTTAAAGTTGCTAAAAATGCCTCAACAGCCGTTATTGACGGTGCAGTTCTTTACAAGAAAAAAATGTTGCAATTAATGGAAGAAAAAATTGAAAATAAAGAAAATTTGTATAACTAA
- the mreB gene encoding rod shape-determining protein: protein MADWNSKKEFVALDLGTANIIAYLGGQGIIYNEPSTMAYSTKTNEVLFVGESAYDMIGKTNEDIRMVVPLVDGVISDMDAAKDLIKIIFQRIKVGEVLKNALVVLACPSGVTELERSALRQVVSDMGAKHVLIEEEVKLSAIGAGINIDLPQGNLVLDIGGGTTDVAIIASGDIVISRSLKAAGNSFDEEIRKYIRSEYNVLIGDKTAEQIKKEIGSLAKLDNSRTFRAFGRDVISGLPREVIVTPEEIRNALLAPFSKITDLIVEVMESTPEELAGDIIKNGITICGGGALLRGIDQYFSSIFQLPVRCAKDPLLTVIEGAKQYEKRIDDWFEIASIRDKNEHKF from the coding sequence ATGGCAGATTGAAATAGTAAAAAAGAATTCGTAGCCCTTGACTTAGGAACAGCAAATATAATTGCTTATTTAGGAGGACAAGGTATTATTTATAACGAACCTTCAACAATGGCATACAGCACTAAGACAAACGAGGTATTATTCGTTGGAGAAAGCGCTTACGATATGATAGGAAAAACAAACGAAGATATTCGTATGGTAGTTCCTTTAGTCGACGGAGTTATCTCAGACATGGATGCAGCCAAAGATTTAATTAAAATTATTTTCCAACGTATTAAAGTTGGGGAAGTTTTAAAAAATGCTTTAGTTGTTCTAGCATGTCCAAGTGGAGTTACTGAATTAGAAAGAAGTGCTCTAAGACAAGTTGTTTCAGATATGGGAGCAAAGCATGTTTTAATTGAAGAAGAAGTAAAATTATCAGCAATTGGAGCGGGGATTAACATTGACTTACCACAAGGTAATTTAGTATTAGATATTGGTGGGGGAACTACTGATGTTGCAATAATTGCATCTGGAGATATTGTTATTTCAAGATCATTAAAAGCTGCTGGTAACTCATTTGACGAAGAAATTCGTAAATACATTCGTTCAGAATATAATGTTCTAATTGGTGATAAAACTGCAGAACAAATTAAAAAAGAAATTGGTTCATTAGCTAAACTAGATAACTCAAGAACATTTAGAGCATTTGGACGTGATGTAATTTCAGGATTACCAAGAGAAGTTATTGTGACCCCAGAAGAAATCAGAAATGCGCTATTAGCACCATTTTCAAAAATTACAGATTTAATTGTTGAAGTAATGGAAAGCACACCTGAAGAACTAGCTGGAGACATCATTAAAAACGGTATCACTATTTGTGGTGGGGGAGCATTATTGAGAGGTATTGACCAATACTTTTCATCAATATTCCAACTACCAGTTCGTTGTGCTAAAGATCCATTATTGACAGTTATTGAAGGAGCTAAACAATACGAAAAACGTATTGATGACTGATTTGAAATTGCTTCAATAAGAGATAAAAACGAACACAAATTTTAA
- a CDS encoding ABC transporter permease: MEKNVFVQNNRIVFTHLKIHWKLVLFFAICWFLFTVSLMVPTVFPFTEFGYNRPFIQVLHILSETQHENGSSGSGSSPMTISQVLNSSLFGPPAIIFFTVVIMTFAHLSFTKEIGHNQIGVWMTLSLSRTQIFVSKLLFILFTCFAIFMPSFLVIIIISATAYDANQFMGLVLLYGLIFFIFILALVGIYTLFFIIFSDKPALALIIISMISVYIIVTSVINLFASVAYEPAKWMLNFKYFSIQSLIVSPLNFQYVENNQTVVENIISENTTVTLTFNNLVKANLGWQIASPIVLLSLGCGSSYLGNHIFNRKNFNL; the protein is encoded by the coding sequence ATGGAAAAGAATGTTTTTGTTCAAAATAATAGAATTGTTTTCACTCATCTAAAGATTCATTGGAAACTAGTTTTATTTTTCGCAATTTGTTGATTTTTATTTACTGTTTCTTTAATGGTTCCAACAGTATTTCCATTCACAGAATTTGGCTATAATCGACCGTTTATCCAAGTTTTACATATTCTTTCTGAAACTCAACACGAAAATGGTTCATCAGGAAGCGGTTCATCACCAATGACAATTTCACAGGTATTAAATTCAAGTTTATTTGGACCTCCTGCAATCATATTTTTCACAGTTGTTATTATGACCTTTGCGCACTTGAGTTTTACAAAAGAAATTGGTCATAACCAAATTGGGGTCTGAATGACTTTGTCACTATCAAGAACTCAAATATTTGTATCAAAACTACTATTTATTTTATTCACTTGTTTTGCTATTTTTATGCCCTCATTTTTGGTTATTATAATTATTTCAGCAACAGCTTATGACGCTAATCAATTTATGGGACTTGTTTTATTGTATGGATTAATTTTCTTTATATTCATTTTAGCACTTGTAGGAATTTACACTTTATTTTTTATTATATTTTCAGATAAACCAGCATTAGCTTTAATAATTATTTCAATGATATCGGTTTATATTATTGTAACCTCAGTAATTAACTTATTTGCTTCAGTGGCATATGAGCCAGCAAAATGAATGTTAAATTTCAAATATTTTTCAATTCAGTCGCTAATAGTTTCTCCGTTAAACTTTCAATATGTAGAGAATAACCAAACGGTAGTTGAAAATATCATTTCAGAAAACACTACTGTGACACTAACTTTTAATAATTTAGTTAAGGCAAACCTTGGTTGACAAATAGCTTCACCAATAGTTCTGCTTTCGCTTGGATGTGGATCTTCATATCTGGGAAACCACATTTTTAATAGAAAAAATTTCAATTTATAA
- a CDS encoding ABC transporter ATP-binding protein has protein sequence MVKISNLNKKYSENIGNFDINLTIPDGKVYGIIGPNGAGKSTMIRQILGFIRPDSGEIIINEVNPVTNSKKLMEFTGYVSGEVSLYNNMTGIKYLKLVHGLKKDADWDFVELLLKHFDINANQKIKKMSKGMKQKIALICATMNKPKFLVLDEPTSGLDPIMQEQFNDLIRKLQKDYGTTVLICSHIFEEVAKLCSQVGFIKDGRLIEEFEVEKNGIDQINERFKKLYTKESVL, from the coding sequence ATGGTAAAAATTAGTAATCTAAATAAAAAGTATTCTGAAAACATCGGAAACTTTGATATAAATTTAACAATTCCAGATGGTAAGGTTTATGGAATTATCGGACCCAACGGAGCTGGTAAAAGTACTATGATTCGTCAAATTTTAGGATTTATTAGACCAGATAGCGGGGAAATTATAATTAACGAGGTTAACCCTGTTACCAACTCTAAAAAATTGATGGAGTTCACTGGATATGTTTCAGGTGAAGTAAGTCTATATAACAATATGACAGGTATTAAATATTTGAAGCTTGTGCACGGCTTAAAAAAAGATGCAGATTGAGATTTTGTAGAGTTATTGTTGAAACACTTTGATATTAATGCAAATCAAAAAATCAAAAAGATGTCAAAAGGGATGAAACAAAAAATTGCCCTTATTTGTGCCACTATGAATAAGCCTAAGTTTTTAGTTTTAGATGAACCAACTTCAGGACTAGATCCAATTATGCAAGAACAGTTCAATGATTTGATTCGCAAACTTCAAAAAGACTACGGGACAACAGTTTTAATCTGCTCTCATATTTTTGAGGAAGTTGCCAAGTTATGTAGCCAGGTTGGTTTCATAAAAGATGGACGCTTAATTGAAGAATTTGAAGTTGAAAAAAACGGCATTGATCAAATTAATGAACGTTTTAAAAAATTATATACAAAGGAGAGTGTTTTATAA